The Chitinophaga caeni genome segment CAGCCCTATACTTGGGGCTCCGAAGCTATCGATGCCGGTAAACCTAAAGCCAACACTTGGAATGGGCATTTCCCTTATGAGAATACAAGCCGCGACGGATTTATAACGACAGCGCCGGTAGCATCTTATCCGCCCAACGGTTACCAATTATACGATATGGCAGGCAATACCTGGGAATGGGTGTCTGATTGGTATAATAGCAAGTATTATCAAAATTTCCATAAACCGGGGTATGCACCCGGCCCGGTAGAAGCTTATGATCCGGCAGACCCTTCGGCTCCGAAAAAAGTTATCCGCGGCGGTTCGTTCATGTGTAGTGATGAGTATTGCAGCGGTTACCGCGTATCGGCCAGGATGAAGTCTACTCCTACGTCGAGTTTATCGAATGTTGGCTTTCGTTGTGTGAAAAGTTTGTAGTATAAGTAAATCTCTATATTTCTTTATGGCATTGACCACATTTAGAAGATTCCCTACAGAAGAGGAGCGTGAAGCTGTAAGTACCTTATTGGAACAACATGGTATCCCCGTAGTTTATGATGCGGTCGTTGCTCCCCTAAGCAGTACCTTCCTGGGGCAATCCTTTGACGTACCCTATATTCTCAAGATCAGTGCTACCGACTTTTCCAAGGCCCAGGACATACTACAAGAGGCTGCCCGGGAAGCTGTAAACAATGTTGAACCGGGCTACTATTTGTTGAGTTTTAATAATGAGGAACTGTTGGAAATCGTGCATAACCCCTCGGATTGGGGAGAGTTTGATTACCAGCTGGCACTGAAGCTCCTGGATGAAAGAAGTGTGAATATCAATGAAAAACAGTTAGCAAAAATACACCGGTCGGAGCAGGAGAAGGTAAAACAAGCCATTGCCGCGCCCGTACCCTGGACATTATTATGTTTTGTGATTGTATTCAGTTTCCCCTTTGCTATTTATTATGGTTTTCCTGCCGACCTGGCCCTTATTGTTCCGTTAGGAACAGCCTTGTACTATCTCTTTGCAAAAAATACTTTGAAAGACGGGAGCAAAGTAAAAACCTTTGATTTGAAAACAAGAGTATTGGGTGGCATATTGCTAGTAACCGAAATCATCATATTTGCCGTTACGCTAATATGGCTGGCGCTGTATTATTAATTTAAACGGCTTAAAAAGAGCAGCTTACCCATCCCGGGATGGTAAGCTGCCAGAGATTAAATGGTGATAAGTAAATGATTATTTTGATGCGTTCTTTTTGGTGGCGACCACGATAACGCCATCTTTTGCAGCTTCCCCGTAGAGGGCTGTTGCATTCGCCTCTTTTAAGACTGTGATAGATTCTATATCATCTGGTTTCAAATCTTTAAGTTGCCCTTGCTTAATAATTATACCATCTACAACATAGATAGGTTGAGCATCTTTATTTCCCCGGATTTGAATCTTCGTATTTTTATCAATGATAAATCCTGAGATCATACCGCTGGTTGCCGCTTCTGCCGCGGGGGTACCGCTGATCGTCAAACTTTCAACGCTCCCCTTGAGTACACCTTTATTTTCCTTTGCTTTTGCAATAGCATCTTTTGAAGTGTATTTAGGCTTACCGCCTTTTGCAATAAACTCTTTTGTATAAACATACACTTCACCATCCGGGCTGTCTTTGAATACATAAATTGCTTCAATGCTGTTTGGATCGAGTGCTGATAGCTCTGCTTCGCTTGCCGGCATATCATTGATATAATAATCTGGATTCTTTCCATTGGTCTTTACACCTCTCAGTTTTAACACCGGCGCCGGTGGCGGTGGAGGAGCAGGAGCTGCGTTGGGCGTGGCTGGAGGAGCGGGTACAGATTGTGCCGGGGCAGATGGAGCGCCCGCTACCCGTAACTTGGGAGGAGCTGGTGGTGGCGGTGGGGCAGTCGGCAATAATGCTAAATCACCTTTATGACTATCTATGATTAATGCGCCTCCCATGGCCTTGTCACCATATACTTTCATCGCATCTGCTGCTTTAACTACTTTTACTTGGTAGTGAGATTCATTTTTATGTTTGTTAAAGTAGCGCTGGTATTCACCTTGTGTTAAAGGTTTGCCATCTACGACGGTTAAAGGTTGTTGGTCGTCATCGGATCCTTTGGCACCGAACCAATTGGAATTTAATGAAATAACTCCATGTTCATCTTTTTTTAATATCACCCCGGGCAAAGAGTCGTTATCTGTGATTTTTAATGTAACGATAGTGCCTAAGCTTTCGGTGGCATTTACCACGGTGGCTTTAGAGATGTTCATGGCCAACAAGCCAAGGCTTACGACACCTCCAAATAAAACGTAACGGGCAATATTATAGCGCGATGATTTTTGTTTATTCATCATCATAATTCGTTTTTTCAGGTGAGAAAAATTAAAATTGTTCGCTATGGCTGTTGCGTAAGGAGCGCCGCTAATTTGTAATAAGCTGTATTGGTAAGCCTTGATATCTACACCGGAACGCAACATGCGCCGGTCGGTAATAAATTCAAGGTTTTCCTTGATCGCCCCTTTCATGAGCCACGCGCCGGGGTTGAACCAATAAAAAACCTGGTTCAGCTCCCCTAGTAATACATCCAGTGAATGCCATTCCTTTACATGTATTTTTTCATGTAGCAGTATGGCATCTAGCGAATGTTGGCTATGCAATGAAGGATTTACATAGATGTGGCGGAAGAAAGAAAATGGATTAATTGTTTTCCCCGTGATCCTTACATGATCTTCCCCGACCTTCCCGGGACGGGTTTTCAGATGTAACATCAACAAGGACGTTAATTGGATGATCAAGCGGATCATCATCAAAACGACACCTGCCCAAAATATAATGGCAAGCGCATACCAAACCGTGAATGGCGACGGTGCTGCCATGGTATCTTGCAGTGCATTTAAATCGGGTATATATACCACCATCTGTTGCACCAATTCTTCATGTTTACCCATGATGGCATTTACATCAACCAGGGGGAAAAGTGACGAAAATACGATGCCGGAAACGAGGAATACCCTGTTTAGCGTGTAAAATGTCAGTTTTCTCAATGCAAGCCGGTACACCAGGTAAAAAAGGCTGAGTGCAACATTCGCTTTTAAAAGGTATATAAATAAGGTCGGCATGATGAATCCACTTATATTCAAAAAATTATTTCTTTTGCTCAATCAGTTCAAGGATTTCCTTGAGGTCATCAGGACTAATTTCCCGGTGTTCCGCGAAGAAAGTGACGAGTTGTTTGTAAGAATTTTCGAAATAATCCTTTACAAAGCCACTCATGAACTGTTGTTTATAAAATTCTTCTTCTACCATTGGTCTGTACTGGTAGGTGTTGCCTAATTTTTCGCCTTTTACATAACCTTTCTTTTCCAGGTTTTTAATCGTGGAAGCCAGGGTCGTGTACGGCGGTTGCGGGGCCAGGTGTACTTCCAGGAAATCTTTAACTATACCCATACCCACTTTCCATATGGCCTGCATGGCTAACTCCTCTTGCTTCGTTAATTTTTCCATGAATATTGATTTTGTAAATTGTTTTTATTGTTTCGTTTTGATATTAGGCTGGTAGTCCAAAGGTAACATTTCAGCGAATTTTGACCATCCCCAATAACCGCTGAAAATGCCTTCCGCCGGATATGCCAGGTTGCCGTTATCATCGAATGGCATCGTTTCCCGGAGCAGGTAAAATAAAGATGTCTGCTGGGCTCTCCGGTCCGGTGTCAAACCTTTGGCCTTTTGATACTCTTCACTTTCCCAGCCCTTGGTGTAAGTTACCTGTAAAATGTTCTTGAAGTGCAAGGTATCTACATTTCCCGGTGCGCCGGGATGGAAGATACTGTCGTAAGGAACAATGCCGGGATAGAGGTATTCCACCGTTTTGCTAAGGATGAAACCGCGGTTCTTCCCACGTATCATCTTCAACTCGGTACTATCCTGGTCGAACAGGCGGAGCGGTACCGCCCCGTTGAATTGCTTCCGTTCTACCCGCACTATTTTCCTCGTTTCAAAACCATTTTCCTGCAATCGCTTCAAGCGCAAACTCCTTAAATAATGCATGCTGGAACCGAGGTAAGTCTTCAGTCGATTTCGCTCCCAGGTACGCTGCTGCCTTGCGTTGCGGGGCGACATCGGTTCAAAGAACGGGTTCCCGTAATAAAAAGTCATCTGTTGCTTGTAATCAAATGCAAATTCATGTAGTAAAAACTTGACGCGATAGCCCAAGGTTGGATTCTCGATGATGAGAAAATCTTCGGAGCTGGCCCTTAGTACGCGTGATAAATTATCATAGTCCAGGTCAATTAACTCCGGGTTCAAGATCTTGCATGCTTTCGCAGCTTTACTTTCCCCTAAGAAATACATTTTGAAAATGCCGTAATAAGGAGATTTCGTAGCATCTGGAAAGGCTTTTACCACGACTTCGCCCAAATTATTAGCTTTTTTTTCCAATGCAATATTCAACAGGATCGATTGATCTTGAACATTCAAGGATATCACTACATTTTGGTAACCCAGGTATTGCACCACCAGGTCATAAGTTCCGGGGGGTACATTACCGATTTTATATGTTCCCTGTTCATCGCTGGTATTCCCCATCGTGGTTTGACTTAAAAACACACTTGCGAAAGGCAGCACTTCGCCCGTGTTCTTATCGGTCACTTTTCCCTGGATGTAATATTTCTGCTGGCCCAACGCACTGAGCTGACAGCAACTAATTAATATCCATGCGAGAATTTTCCAAGCTGTGCATCTTAATCCTAGGAACATATGTTTACGATACTTTCGTAAATCTACGATAATTTCGTAATTCAGCAAATTTATTTCTGATTATTTTAAAGTTTTGAGGAAAAAACTGAATCAGTTCAATACTAGATTTTATATGGATAATCAAAAAAGCAGGGTAACGATTTGGTTATGGGCTTATTGCTTTGCTTTTCAACGTGTTTCCGTAAGCTCTCGATGAATATAAAATAATGTGAGTCAGAAATTATATTCAGCTTTTATAAAACTAAAAATGTTTATTTATTTAAAAAAAGACGGCGTTAGTCGCCGTCTTTTATGTTTGGTATAAAAATCACCTATTTAAATCAGTTCTTTCAACTTGGCAACAACTGAATTAACTTCTTCTTTCGTATTATTCTTCGAGAAAGAGAAGCGGATCGCGATTTGATCCGGGTTGTTATTGAAGGCGCGGATAACGTGTGAACCGGCATCGGCGCCGCTGGTACAGGCGCTACCGCCACTGGCGCAGATTCCGTTGATATCCAGGTTGAATAACAACATTTCGCTTTTCTCAGTTTTAGGGAAAGCCACGTTCAACACGGTGTATAAACTGCGACCTTTCAAATCGCCGTTAAAAGCCACACCGGGGATGTTTGCAAGCAGTTGATCGGCCATGTACATGCGGAGGTCATTGATATATTGGCTCTGTTCCTCCATATGTTGATCTGCCAATTCCAGCGCTTTCGCGAAACCTACGATGCCGTATGAGTTTTCGGTTCCGGCACGCATGTTGCGTTCCTGTGCACCACCTTGGATAAATGGCTTAATCTTTACATTTTCATTTATATAAAGAATCCCGGTCCCTTTTGGCCCGTGAAACTTGTGTCCGGCGCCGTTGATGAAATGAACGGGCGTATTTTTCAGGTCAAATTTATAGTGACCCACGGTTTGCACGGTATCGCTATGAAAATATGCATCGTATTTTTGACATAAGTTTCCAACCGCGTGGATATCTAGCAGGTTACCGATTTCATTGTTAGCATGCATGAGGGATACCAAGGTTTTGCCCGGTGCATTTTTCAACAGTTCTTCCAGGTGAGCCATATCGATATGTCCATCCGGTAAAATATTTACATAATCGAGCTTTACACGGTCGCTTTGCGCATGTTCCACGGAATGTAAAGTGGCGTGATGTTCGATCGGGGAAGAAATAATATAAGTACACCCGAGGTCATTCACCGCGGCATTGATAGCCGTGTTACTACTTTCGGTGCCGCCGGAGGTAAAGAAGATTTCCCCGGGGTTGGCGCCCAAGATCTTGGCAACGGTTTTACGGGCATTTTCAATTCCAAGGCGTACTTCGCGGCCGTAAGAATAAATAGAAGAAGGGTTCCCGAATTTTTCTGTCATGTATGGCAGCATGGCATCTAGTACCTCTTTATCTAAAGCGGTGGTTGCTGCATTGTCAAAATATATTCTTTCCAAAGTCGTGGTGGTTTTTGATAAAAAAATCATGCAAATTTCTGTAAATTTTATCAATTCCGGCACATCCCCCGGTTCGAGATGCTACACTAAACTCCTTGAATGGCCGCCTTAATTTTTCTCAAATTTCTTATTGCCTTTACTGTGCTTGCTTTGCATTCCTTTTTCATATTGTGCTATTTTAGAATATAACAGAAGGAAGGTTTCATTTTTTAAAAAAATGGAATAAAAATGACAATTGTAAATACTATGTTTTTTTGGTAGGAATTATGGGTAAAGTAAACTAGGAAAGGGTTTGGAAGGGAGGTGTTAAATGCTTTTATTTATGTATTTATCAATATTTATATTGATAAATGTGCATTTTAATTGCAAAAAATACGGTTACACCTAAATTGGTGTAACCGTATCAAATATGGTATAAAAAACCGGCCTTATATCATAAACTCGCGGATATCTTGCATGATTCTCTTCGCGATATTATCTGCCGTTGTTTCATTTTGACTTTCAGAGTAAATGCGGATGATGGGCTCGGTATTAGATGTTCTCAAATGCACCCAATCTTTATCAAATTCAATCTTCAAACCATCTTCCGTATTGATAGGTTGATTTTTATATTTCTGTTGAATTTTTTCAAAGATTTGTTTTACATCAACCCCTTTATCCAGCTCGATCTTATTCTTGGAAATGAAATAGTCGGGATAGCTGTTGCGGAGCGCCTTGATACTTTTATTACTACGAGCCAAGTGGCTGAGGAATAAACCGATACCGATCAACGCATCGCGGCCATAATGGAAATCGGGAACGATGATACCGCCGTTTCCTTCTCCACCGATCACCGCGTTCACTGCTTTCATCTTGGTCACTACGTTTACTTCTCCAACGGCGGAAGGTTGGTATTCTCCACCATGTTTCAAGGTAATATCTTTTAATGCCTGCGTAGAAGAGAGGTTAGATACGGTGTTTCCTTTTCTTTGACCTAAAATATAATCTGCAACGGCCACCAGCGTATATTCTTCACCGAACATGCTACCGTCTTCGCAAACGAAACAAAGGCGGTCTACGTCCGGATCAACGGCGATACCGAAATCTGCTTTGGATTTATTGACCTCGTTAGAAAGTGCTGTCAGGTTTTCGGGTAAAGGTTCAGGGTTGTGCCCGAATTTGCCGTTCACCTCGTCAAATAAAACCGTGATATCGGTAACTCCCAAGGCTCTCAAAACTGCGGGTACAAAGATGGCCCCGGTAGAGTTTACAGCGTCTACAACAACTTTGAAGTTCCTTTTCGTGATTGCGGGAACATCTACCAAGGGGTAGTTCACGATGAGATCAACATGTTTTTGCAGGTAAGAATCATTGGTTTGATAAATTCCCAGCTTGTTTACATCAACAAAATTAAAATCTTCCTTGGCAGCGATATCGAGCACTTCGGCTCCATCAGCGCCGGAAATAAATTCCCCTTCGCCGTTCAACAGTTTGAGGGCATTCCACTCGCGGGGGTTGTGGCTAGCCGTCAGGATGATACCCCCGGCAGCATTTTCAGCTTTCACGGCTATTTCTACCGTAGGTGTAGTAGAAAGACCTAAATCCACCACATCGATACCCAGACCGATCAAAGTAGAAACAACCAAGTTGCTTACCATTTCACCGGAAATACGGGCATCCCTCCCTATCACTACTTTTTTGTTTTCGCTGTTATTGCGAAGCAACCAGGTACCATACGCGGCAGTGAATTTCACCACATCGAGGGGGGATAAACCTTCTCCGGGTTTACCTCCAATCGTACCGCGAATTCCAGAAATTGATTTGATCAGTGACACAATCGTTAGAATTTTAATTAAGAAGGCAAAGATAAATAAATACCTTTCAGCTTTCCTAATGCCATCAGTTTCAAATGTTAATTACCAGGCATTTCCCCAAGATAACGACGCTTTTCATTTTTCGTTTATATTTGCAGTTACGCTTAAAATTAAATAGCTAGTTCGTAAAGATGAAATTTCCTTGGTTTCGCATTCCCAGGTATGCCCGGTACATACTGGTACAAGCCGCTTTGCTACTGATTTTCCTCATATTATTCAGGCTTGTATTTTATTATTTTTTCTTCCAGAGTACGATTCATGACGGGAACGTTGTTAGCCGGGCATGGAGCTTAGGCGCCAGGTTTGATATGCGCTTGGCCTTGATTATCATGATCCCGATCTCTTTCTTAGTGTTAACTACCCATAAACACTTTTTTAACAGGTCTTTATGGAAGTGGGTGAATTATATATATTTTTCTTTGACCTATATTTTGTTGACTTTCTTCTATGTAATCGACCTGGGGCATTACAGCTATCTCGGTATCCGCATAGACCCTTCGATCACGCGGTTCCTGGCTTCCGGGGAGAAGATGACGAACGCGAGAATGGTTTGGGAAAGTTATCCCGTTTTAAAAGGGGGGCTAGGAATTATCATATTTATAACATTGATAATATGGGGACAGGTTCGATTGTATAAATATTTCCAAAAGCAACCGCCCTTATCCTTGGGAAAAGGGAGAAAGGTAACTTATGTGGCAGCCCTGGTTATCATTTTCGCAGCGGGTATTTATGCCAATTGGGCTTATTTCCCGTTACGCTGGAGCCAAGCTATGTTTACGCGGGACAATGGCATTACCAGTTTGGCATTGAACCCCGTTTTATATTTTGTGAATAATTTTTCTGTTAGCGATGATACGTTCGATGAAAAGGCCACCAGGAAATATTATCCATATATCGCGGATTACCTAAAAGTTGATCCAAGGGATGCCGGCAGCCTCAATTTCAGTAGAAAAGTTCCTGCGGATAGCAGCAAACCGAGGCAAAACGTGATTATCGTGATGTGCGAATCTTTGGGCGCTTCCATGACCAGCATGTATGGCAATCCCATGCAAGCAACCCCCAACTTGCAGCGCTTAGCAGATAATGGACTAATCTTCAAGAATTTTTATGTCCCGGCTATGAGCACTGCCAGGAGCGTGTTCGGCATAACAACCGGCTTGCCTGACATCACCAAGAACAAAACCGCTTCAAGGCATCCCAAGATCGTTGATCAAAGGGTTATCATGGATCAGTTTAACGGTTACGAGAAATATTACCTGCTCGGTGGCAATACGAACTGGGCAAACATCAGGGCCGTTTTTTCCAATAACGTGGCAGGGGTCAAGATATTTGAAGAAGGATATTTCAAAGCGCCAAAGGCGGATGTTTGGGGGGTATCCGACTTTGATTTAATCACGGAGGCCAGCGACATATTTAAATCTGCAAATGATCGCAAGCAACCATTTATAGCATTCTTACAAACGGCTGACAATCACGAACCATATACTACTACCAAGGGCCGTGGTGATTTTAAAGACCTGGATGAATCTGAAATTGATATGAAGCAATTCAAACAATCGGGTTTTTTATCTGTTGCTCAATTCAATGCCTTGCGTTACTTGGATTATAACATAGGTTACTTGATGGACTTGGCAAAGCGCGGTGGATACCTCGATAATACCATATTCGTATTTTTCGGTGATCACAGCGCCCGCTTGAACCCCTATAGTTTTATGCCGGTTCCGGAATACAAGATCGGGGTTTTTGAAACGCATGTGCCGCTGATTATTTATAACCCGGCGACCTTGAAACCGGCGGTTAAACACGAAGCCGGTAGTTTGCTAGATGTTTATCCAACCGTTGCGGGCTTAACAGGTATGGGTTATACCAATTATACATTGGGGACAGACTTACTCGATACAACCCGCGCTGAACATTATGCTTTCACCGTGTATCCAACAGACAAGATGGCCTTGGTTGGGAATAAATATTTATTTGAAATTAATAGGAAGACAGGGCAACCGGCCATGTTTGACCTCACGAAAGATCCGTTACGCAATGTTATCAGCGAGCATCCTGATTCTGCGAGGTACCTAGAGAACCTTACCAGGGGTTTTTACGAAAGTGCACGTTATTTGATGTTTAACAATAAAAAGTAGTAAATACCGGCATACCCGGTACCATACATTTTCCAGAATTAAAATATAGCCGTCGTGGTAGATCAATGGTTTAAGAATTGGTTTAATTCACCTTATTACCAACTCCTGTATGAAAACAGGGACGAAAAGGAAGCTGCAGCCTTCCTGGATAAACTTATAGATTACCTGCAACCTTTGCCCGGTAGTTTGATGTTAGATGTTGCCTGCGGCAGGGGGCGGCATTCAAAGTACCTATCTGATAAAGGCTTCGATGTAACGGGAATTGACCTGTCGGAAGAAAATATCCGCACGGCGAGGGCGATGGAAAATGACCAGCTTCATTTTTTTCAGCATGATATGCGCCTGCCATTTTGGATAAATTATTTTGATTGTGCTTTCAACTTCTTCACGAGCTTCGGTTATTTTAATTCATTGCGCGAAAACAACAATGCATTGCGTACAATTGCCCAGTCTTTGAAGCCGGGAGGGAAGCTGGTACTGGATTACTTGAATAGCGCATTCGTGGAAGCCCACCTCGTTAATAGCGAAGTGAAAGAAAAAGGTGGTGTGGTGTTCGACATACATCGATCTATGGCAGAAGGTAGGTTTATCAAGGAAATTAACATCTTGGATAAGGATAAAATGTTCCGGGAAACTTTCACGGAAAGGGTCAACGCATTTAGAAAAGAGGACTTTCAAAGCATGTTCCTGCGCCAAGGCTTAACAATTTTAGATATCTTTGGCGATTATCACTTTAACGTGTACGATGAAAAAAGCTCACCTCGGTTAATCTTGGTAGCTCAAAAATAAAGAAGGCGATATGTTGGATACGATACAGCAGCTAGATTTAAGGTTATTTTTTAAAATAAATGGTCAATGGACGAACGGGTTCTTTGATGTACTGATGCCCTGGCTGCGTCAGCCATCGGCATGGGCGCCGTTGTACCTGTTCTTAATCCTGTTTACGCTCATCAATTTCAGGTGGCGCGGCCTTGCTTGGATTATATTTTTCCTGATTTCCTTCGGTATCGCGGATCAAACCAGCATGTTTTTCAAAGATTTTTTCGGGCGGATTAGGCCATGCCGCGACCCCAATTTGGAACATTACGTGCGCGTATTGGCATATTATTGCCCCAAAAGCGGCAGCTTTACATCTTCCCATGCCGCCAATCATTTCGCTGTGGGCGTTTTTAGTTTTTTCAGTCTTAAACCGTTTATCGGCAAATACAGTTGGTTATTTATCATTTGGGCAGCGAGTATATGCTATGCCCAGGTGTACGTAGGGGTACATTATCCCGGGGATGTCTTGGGAGGAGCTGTACTCGGTACGTTAATCGGCTCGTTGACGGCCAATGTATTTCAACGCCGTATTGGATTACAACTTGAACCGTTAATATGAACTGGACATATTTAATCATCATATTTGCAGCCACCTTGGGTGGTGGATTGATCCCCATGCTATCCCGGAAGATCAACCCGAATTATTCCATTTACTTACTGGCATTTACGGGCGCATTCCTTTTCGGGATCACGATTTTGCATTTGTTGCCGGAGGTATACCACGAATTGGGGGGGCATTTTGCAGGAATTTACATCCTGGCGGGGTTCTTTCTCCAGGTGTTTTTACAGCAGTTTTCACACGGTATGGAGCATGGCCATACCCATTTGCCGGGGGAGCAACATACGCACATTGCCGTAACGCCCTTGGTACTGGGCTTGTCTGTGCATGCATTTATGGAAGGGATACCCCTGGGTTTCCATTATGAAGATAAAACGGCTTTACCGTCCCTGGTAGCGGGTATAGCTTTTCATAAGGTGCCTGAAGCTTTGACCCTGATGACCGTCATGATGCATGGTCACCTGCAAAAAAAGAAGCTGTGGCGGATTTTGATCATCTTTGCTTGCGTAACACCGGCATCGGCTATAATAGCGCATCAATTGGGAGCAGACTCGCAATGGGTGCAGCATTCACTCTTGTACATAGTAGCGATGGTAATCGGGGCATTCTTACATATTTCTACCACGATATTTTATGAAAGCGGAACCAAGCATCACGAGCTTAGTACCAGGAAGGTATTATCGATCGCTTTGGGAATCGGCTTGGCAATTCTTACACTTATATTTGAATAATTTTTTATTTTTAGGCTTGTATTATGGAAGTCGTCATTATCCTCATCCTTATTTTGCTCAATGGTATATTTTCCATGTCGGAGATTGCCCTTGTGTCAGCACGTAAAGTGCGGCTGGAGAATGCAGCCAATAAAGGAGATGAGAAAGCAAAAAGAGCGCTAAAATTAGCCAGCAACCCGGACACATTCTTGTCTACAGTTCAAATCGGGATTACGCTCATTGGCATATTAACGGGTGTATATTCCGGGGAAAAACTCAAAGTGGATATCCAGGAGTTCTTCAATCAATTCGCAGTATTACAGCCTTATAGTAGTGCAATTGCCACTACCGTGATCGTTATCATCATTACTTACTTCTCATTAATCTTGGGAGAATTGGTACCCAAGAGGATCGGCTTGACCAACCCGGAAACCATCGCGAAGAATGTAGCCGGCCCCATGAGCCTGCTCAGCCGCATTACTTGGCCATTTATCTGGTTATTGAGTACTTCTACCAACCTGATCGTGAAGCTATTCAATATCAAGAAAACCAGTGATAGCCTCGTAACGGAAGAAGAAATTAAAGCTATTATTAACGAGGGAACCAATTCCGGAGCCATCGAGGAAACGGAGCAGGAGATCATCGAAAGGGTATTTCA includes the following:
- the glmM gene encoding phosphoglucosamine mutase, with protein sequence MSLIKSISGIRGTIGGKPGEGLSPLDVVKFTAAYGTWLLRNNSENKKVVIGRDARISGEMVSNLVVSTLIGLGIDVVDLGLSTTPTVEIAVKAENAAGGIILTASHNPREWNALKLLNGEGEFISGADGAEVLDIAAKEDFNFVDVNKLGIYQTNDSYLQKHVDLIVNYPLVDVPAITKRNFKVVVDAVNSTGAIFVPAVLRALGVTDITVLFDEVNGKFGHNPEPLPENLTALSNEVNKSKADFGIAVDPDVDRLCFVCEDGSMFGEEYTLVAVADYILGQRKGNTVSNLSSTQALKDITLKHGGEYQPSAVGEVNVVTKMKAVNAVIGGEGNGGIIVPDFHYGRDALIGIGLFLSHLARSNKSIKALRNSYPDYFISKNKIELDKGVDVKQIFEKIQQKYKNQPINTEDGLKIEFDKDWVHLRTSNTEPIIRIYSESQNETTADNIAKRIMQDIREFMI
- a CDS encoding M56 family metallopeptidase; the encoded protein is MPTLFIYLLKANVALSLFYLVYRLALRKLTFYTLNRVFLVSGIVFSSLFPLVDVNAIMGKHEELVQQMVVYIPDLNALQDTMAAPSPFTVWYALAIIFWAGVVLMMIRLIIQLTSLLMLHLKTRPGKVGEDHVRITGKTINPFSFFRHIYVNPSLHSQHSLDAILLHEKIHVKEWHSLDVLLGELNQVFYWFNPGAWLMKGAIKENLEFITDRRMLRSGVDIKAYQYSLLQISGAPYATAIANNFNFSHLKKRIMMMNKQKSSRYNIARYVLFGGVVSLGLLAMNISKATVVNATESLGTIVTLKITDNDSLPGVILKKDEHGVISLNSNWFGAKGSDDDQQPLTVVDGKPLTQGEYQRYFNKHKNESHYQVKVVKAADAMKVYGDKAMGGALIIDSHKGDLALLPTAPPPPPAPPKLRVAGAPSAPAQSVPAPPATPNAAPAPPPPPAPVLKLRGVKTNGKNPDYYINDMPASEAELSALDPNSIEAIYVFKDSPDGEVYVYTKEFIAKGGKPKYTSKDAIAKAKENKGVLKGSVESLTISGTPAAEAATSGMISGFIIDKNTKIQIRGNKDAQPIYVVDGIIIKQGQLKDLKPDDIESITVLKEANATALYGEAAKDGVIVVATKKNASK
- a CDS encoding carboxypeptidase-like regulatory domain-containing protein, translated to MFLGLRCTAWKILAWILISCCQLSALGQQKYYIQGKVTDKNTGEVLPFASVFLSQTTMGNTSDEQGTYKIGNVPPGTYDLVVQYLGYQNVVISLNVQDQSILLNIALEKKANNLGEVVVKAFPDATKSPYYGIFKMYFLGESKAAKACKILNPELIDLDYDNLSRVLRASSEDFLIIENPTLGYRVKFLLHEFAFDYKQQMTFYYGNPFFEPMSPRNARQQRTWERNRLKTYLGSSMHYLRSLRLKRLQENGFETRKIVRVERKQFNGAVPLRLFDQDSTELKMIRGKNRGFILSKTVEYLYPGIVPYDSIFHPGAPGNVDTLHFKNILQVTYTKGWESEEYQKAKGLTPDRRAQQTSLFYLLRETMPFDDNGNLAYPAEGIFSGYWGWSKFAEMLPLDYQPNIKTKQ
- a CDS encoding BlaI/MecI/CopY family transcriptional regulator, producing MEKLTKQEELAMQAIWKVGMGIVKDFLEVHLAPQPPYTTLASTIKNLEKKGYVKGEKLGNTYQYRPMVEEEFYKQQFMSGFVKDYFENSYKQLVTFFAEHREISPDDLKEILELIEQKK
- a CDS encoding cysteine desulfurase family protein, which gives rise to MIFLSKTTTTLERIYFDNAATTALDKEVLDAMLPYMTEKFGNPSSIYSYGREVRLGIENARKTVAKILGANPGEIFFTSGGTESSNTAINAAVNDLGCTYIISSPIEHHATLHSVEHAQSDRVKLDYVNILPDGHIDMAHLEELLKNAPGKTLVSLMHANNEIGNLLDIHAVGNLCQKYDAYFHSDTVQTVGHYKFDLKNTPVHFINGAGHKFHGPKGTGILYINENVKIKPFIQGGAQERNMRAGTENSYGIVGFAKALELADQHMEEQSQYINDLRMYMADQLLANIPGVAFNGDLKGRSLYTVLNVAFPKTEKSEMLLFNLDINGICASGGSACTSGADAGSHVIRAFNNNPDQIAIRFSFSKNNTKEEVNSVVAKLKELI
- a CDS encoding LTA synthase family protein; translated protein: MKFPWFRIPRYARYILVQAALLLIFLILFRLVFYYFFFQSTIHDGNVVSRAWSLGARFDMRLALIIMIPISFLVLTTHKHFFNRSLWKWVNYIYFSLTYILLTFFYVIDLGHYSYLGIRIDPSITRFLASGEKMTNARMVWESYPVLKGGLGIIIFITLIIWGQVRLYKYFQKQPPLSLGKGRKVTYVAALVIIFAAGIYANWAYFPLRWSQAMFTRDNGITSLALNPVLYFVNNFSVSDDTFDEKATRKYYPYIADYLKVDPRDAGSLNFSRKVPADSSKPRQNVIIVMCESLGASMTSMYGNPMQATPNLQRLADNGLIFKNFYVPAMSTARSVFGITTGLPDITKNKTASRHPKIVDQRVIMDQFNGYEKYYLLGGNTNWANIRAVFSNNVAGVKIFEEGYFKAPKADVWGVSDFDLITEASDIFKSANDRKQPFIAFLQTADNHEPYTTTKGRGDFKDLDESEIDMKQFKQSGFLSVAQFNALRYLDYNIGYLMDLAKRGGYLDNTIFVFFGDHSARLNPYSFMPVPEYKIGVFETHVPLIIYNPATLKPAVKHEAGSLLDVYPTVAGLTGMGYTNYTLGTDLLDTTRAEHYAFTVYPTDKMALVGNKYLFEINRKTGQPAMFDLTKDPLRNVISEHPDSARYLENLTRGFYESARYLMFNNKK